In Erigeron canadensis isolate Cc75 chromosome 8, C_canadensis_v1, whole genome shotgun sequence, the DNA window tttaaagtttataagcttttttatcaccactaaattatattcatcttatatgagttaagagttttgtataatatcataactttctgaaagagttatgttaattctttcgttcatatcactatggaaattatgtacaatttttggtttaattcttttatcttttttttgaattttatgataatggttaatataaactcttttttcttttgttttttaacaatgcaatttttcattgtgatgatgagaaaaatattatgatggtagacgaagagttagttcaaaacaagtgtatataacaattagtttaatgattggataatgaatacgttattgctaatttaattaagtgaaactaaatagattgttcgtccatatgttttttttacgatcattattgattcATTCCATTAAcacatttgttcacatattaagcgttccattaaatgtttttttaagcaagtttaactcaaatctcactttatcGAGCACCCTTTTAaagcagccgcacatcgtgcgggtaaaaaaatcctagtatatatatatatatatatatatatatatatatatatatatatatattttacccCAAAACCTTAACCATTAACTCACATATGTACAATAAGTTTTAACACCGGTTTAACTCATCACAAAGATAACCCAAATAAATACATTGCTAAGTAGATGGGTGAAATTTCCACTTCTAACAGTTACTATACCTGAACCAAATACCTTTTTCCATGTGAAATAGATAAATAGCATACAAATAATCTAAATTTGAGCAGAAGTAAGATTGCATTTTAAGATAACTATATCATTAAATTCTTTGTAGTGTACATCCCATATTACAAAACCATAGTAAATCTCAAGTACCATTGTATTGTCGATACACCTAACACAACTTTATCCCAATTGTGCTTTCAGAATCCTTGAAAAACAATAAAGTCCTATTTCCCTCCAATATCCACCATATGATTCCCTAGCACTACATTCAACTCTTTTCCCCTAGTCATGAAACCTGCACAGCCAACTTTTAGCCACTTTTTCTTCCAATTTCCAAATAGTAAAACCACCCAATACTAAATGGTACAAACTCCCACCCATGCCTTTAAAAATCATGCCCATATATGTATAGATTATAcacagatttatatatattttatagatatagatatataggtaGTACATACACAGATTGACACAGACATATATACTCATAACCTACAACCTACACATATATTGAAATAAAACCTTCAAGTTCATTGACCATATATCACGGAACCTAAGACTATTAGGAGTGGAGGCACTCCCATGCTTTTGGGAATGCCCTTTCACCACTCAGAGCATGATACGTGGCACTTTACAATGATTGAAGGCATTCATTTGCTTTTGGGGCATTCCCTTGGAGTGGAGGCATTTCCTCCAAGggcattcttttttttttttatttttttaaaaaactgaatttaaatataaaaataaatacagaaTTTGAATATTAATGGATATATTGAACAGTAACGACTACTTTTCAAATTCTTAATTTTCATCTATAAATACCCCATCATCCTCTCATTctcaaaacacaattaaaaatttcaaaaaattcaaaaacacacacagagGAGATGAACTTTGGGCGAGGAAGAGCACGAGATGAAGCAACTCGTCCTATTGGACAACCGCAACCCACACGAGGCAGAGGACGAGGAAGAGCACGAGGCGGAGCAACTCGTGCCCCTGTTCAGTCACCCATTCCACCACCTGTTCAACGCCGAGGTGAACCTGAAGGACTGCATCCTCGTCGTCTGGAGTTCAGGATGACGGCGCAGTTTTCAACCCGCGTAAACCTGCAATCAACAGACGACTTCACTGATGAAGAATTGAACGCGGTATGGGATTCTACCATGGCTCAAATCGAAAGCGGACAACTTAGGCCATGCATTCCAGGGCAGAACCGCATTCACAATGACGAAAGGCCCGAAGGATACGAGACTAATCCTGGTGAAGAGTACGTGAACGATTTCCAATCGGAAGAGGAATATCACTACGAGTACCAGCGCCGTAATGACGGTAACAGTGACATTTCCTCAACCGATTCCCTTTATGGCTGGCTTTACCCGTCACTCTCTCctgatgtttaatttttatttaatgtattcGTGTtaagtaatgttttaatttcgtgtgttgtgtttttaaaataaatgtaatgtttggattttaaaataaatgtaatgttttaatttttttggtgtTTAATTGGTGAcatatttaatcaaataaaaacaaataaaacattaaacatacattaaacacacatttattttattttaaacattaaacatagattaaacacacataaaacatacatttattttaaaagacaCATAAAACGTAAAACCGAATACACATAGATAGATATGAAACTAAGACATATTCAATAAAATCACATCATAAATCTTGCACTAGCTCGTAGCAAGTGCCACTCCGAGAGGTAGAGAAAATCAGGATGCGTCATACGATACTCCTCTAAAGCAAGTTCGGCACGCCTCGGATTTTCTTCATTGTGCAAACGAGCATAGATGTGCTCGAACTCGTGAATAGAGTGGCGCATCTTCCGCCATTTTCCTTGCACATTCTCAAGGCTCCTTTGCTCGCCTTGacgattttggagattaatAAATACCTCCCTTACACGGCTCCAAAAAGTTCTTTGTTGTTGGAAAGCCTCTACATTTAGATCTTCGGCTACGTCAAGCCAAACTCTCGCTAAATTCATAGTCTCATCTGCTGTCCAAGGTCTAGCCATTTGTTGTATGAGTGTATAAATATTAGAAGAATGAATGAAAGAAATAAGAAGTTTTTGGAGATAAAATGAGAATTGGTTTGATAGtggtatgtgtatgtatatatattgtttatattagagtttaaaaaaaaaaaaaacctttatggTGGCATTGGGAAGGTGAAAAGgaggaaaaaaacaaataaaagagcCCGTTCAAAATCCGAAGGCTTCAATTTCTAACGTTTGGAACGCCTAGGGAACGCCCCCCCGGGACCGATGTCAAGCGTTCCGGGGGCGTTCCGGATGGTAATTTCGAAAAGTAATGGGCTACTCCGGACGGTCTAAACATAAAAACCATTGTtgcaacaaattaaaaaatacgtaatattaatatcaatgtcttgaagctatccattaaaccacccctaaaccctaaaatataacattttaatatCAACTATTTGAGCAGAAATGGCAATACaatataacattttaatatCAACTAtttcataaaacataaaatttgaataTTGTTCCTGGAGACTAAATGATCTTTATAAATGTTTGTTACATAAGCTAACTAATCTACAAAGaacaatcaacaaaaaaaaaatcaaataattaattttcaaaCGGACTaacatctaaaaataaaatatatatgtagtaaGCATTATTGAGAGTTGGTCTCCAACATTGGAGCATACATTTAGTTGGGATTAATAATAGAATTCCATGCTTACCCTTTTCCCCAAGTTATACACTCCTTGTTACACACATTCAAATGGTTCAAGCAAAATCAATGCACAACAAATACACTGCCATCTTGTACTCGATTTTAACTTCATGCATAGTACTTACAAAACTCAAAATTTAAATTGATAGTTATAGAGTTTATAGTAAACCTTGTATCATCATTTTTTACATAGTATAACAGGATTTTCATTTACAACACACACATGAGATAGAATTTTTATAGACATTGTACTTCAGAACCATATTCTTTGACTCTAAAAAGTCAAATCATCAAGATAACACATATGAAAGCTTAAGAATAAATGAGGAAAAATTTAGGAAAATGAACCTAGAAACCTGTTGTACTAAGTTGTTTGACAACAACATCAATCTTCTCACCtgaatcatcttttttcttatCATAGTCCTACTTGCTTGACAACATAATTTTCTTAGGTCATCATATAGTTTTATTTAGTAGAATTATTAGTAGATAGCAATGATCTGATCAATAAGTTCCCTACCCTTAAACAAATTGTAAACTGAAACAATttaacattcattttttttaatagattcaAGCAAGATCTACAATATCCATATAAGGAACAACCTTGAATTAAAACATGACCAATATAATCATATTGAAAAATAAGTAGATTAAAAAGCACCTTTAACTTATATTCTCTATCATCTTCAAACTTCAAGCTATGATCCATCATGATAATCCATATCTACTTCCTATAACAAATTGTAAACCGAAATAATTTAGCATTCATATCATAGATTCAAGCAAGATCTAAAATACCCATATAAGGAAAAACCTTGAATTAAAACTTGACCAATATAATAAAGTTGATAGACTAAAAAAGAGCACCTTTAATTTATATTCTCTATCATCCTCAAACTTCAAGCTAAAATCTAGCAATAATCCACATATACTTCCTGCAACAAATTGTAAACCGAAAAAGATTAGCATTCATATGTTCGTATATTCAAGAAAGATTTACAATATTCATATGTTCATTGATCCAgatttaagttttaaattattatgtatattttttgtatatgtttcaataataaatgaaaaaaggCTTATTTGTAGCTACTATTACCATTAATCAACATAATATAACTTGGGTAcatctaaaattaaaatttttctaCAAAAATCTTTGAGACATAACATCAAACCATATGAAACTATAAAATATAGTATatcttttcatcatcttcatcatggACTGCTCTCTTCTTTCCTAATGTCCTTTTTCTTTGCAATTATTTTTTCCAGCCGGTTTTTATCCATTTTCTAATGTCTCTTTGGGTTTCTTTGTTGGCCTTGAAGTCTTGTTGAAGTCAATATAatggaagaagaaaagagaatttatcaaaaatacataAGCTAATAAGAAATCAAttatttcaataaaaacaatatatcaaACACTTAACATAGCAAAAATCATCATTATCTAAAGCTATGTTGTTAATACTTAAATATCGGTTATAACGGTTGAGGACCGGTATTTGAGATATCGGTTATAGCGGCGGTATAACggtgataataaaaataataaattttataagtttatataatcaTTTAAAGAGaatgttaaaattatataaatataatagcTAAAATAGACAAAATCAAGACTTTGGGGGTTAAAAGTGGAAATTTTATTGAAACTTAGGAGAGGTGAAAGACACCTGTGACTCTGTAAAAGGTTTTGTGATGTTGCTTAAGTTGTTGATATTGTGAATTTGTAATGTTGCTTCCTCCATTGTGGATcgaaaaaaaaaccctaataaactttgataaaacaaaagtaaatatcATCACATGTATCAAAcaaatatgtgtatgtatataaagaaAGAGATTGAAGAGAAACCATATTAGAAAGTAAATAAAGCCCCTAAAATACCAAAACCCAAATTCATCGGTTTTGATTTTCATAAAGAGATTTTGGTTAACcgtaagctatatatatatatatattattaattataataattatttaactaataatattaataataaaagagaaagCTAACCGAGACGAATGGATTCAAATAGAAATAATAAAACCCGAGTACAAGAATCAAAAACCCGTTTGTGACTTTTTTCCGAGATTGTTATTGAAGACGacgatgataatgataatgatgataaacctgtgaaatcaaaaaccaaGCTCTAAGTTAATGTGGTTTAACCATATTCACATTCGTGTAATGTACCGAATAGATACTAAGGTAATATTGAAACTTCTTTTATTCATACATACCCAACAGATTCAAAACTAAAATTAAGCAaactttattaagaaattaaaaaatagacctgaaaaataaaattgtggGATGTGGAGAAGCCATGTTTTAAAGTTTGAATTCTTAGTTTGATTGAAATGACTTATGTTTATACAAATCTAAAAATAGGAAAGCTTATGGAGGAAGGATTcaaatatacaaacatatacagGTGTACTTATCGCTTACTTCAACGACaaaaaaagtcaacattttcaaaacttattacaaaaaCCAAGCTAATTAAATAGTTTAAACCAAACTAACCTCTTAACTAAGTTCTAACTAAAATCTTATGTCATTAAAAATGCACTTTACACTAATGTGGCTAGGCTAGTTGCTTTGACACCTCACTTTTGTGAGGTCATGCTCTAATTTCCTGAAGTAGTATTAGGAGATAAATAGTGTAAAACCGTAATAtagcaaaaaaataataagaaaaaattaatattaattaaatatccAAACAAGTTTACGTTTGTTTTGTTCACATTCTTTTGTtctcaaaaaccaaaaacccatTTGATCCTATCtcaatttcttctttttcttccccTACATTACTCCCACGTGCTTATCTTTATTTCTCATATCCTCCATCGAAATCCACTCCACGGTCAGACAAACACATATGAAAACCACTTCGCCCATCAAAATCCACATACAAACACTTTGATTGTTATTAATTCGATTTTATTAAATGTCAAATCTTTTTTTGTTAGACACCCAGAGAAACAAAAATCCCTCAAACAATCCCGACTTCGATCGACCGTCTATGATGGTTGGTGGCTGAACTCGATCGATGGTAAGTGGGTGGGTAAACCCTGAGCAGCAAGGGGTTGAACTCGATAGGTGGTTGGTGGCTGAACCGTGACTTCGATCGACTGTCTCGACAGTGGTTGTTGGTGTTACCACCGAAGTAATGTTTTCCTTTAACAAAAATGAAGAAGTCATATACTCAGATGTAAAAAAGGGGTAATTCCAAGTCTGACCGAAAAAGAGTATGTTAAGAAGTTTATGGCTCTGGATCTGAGTAAAAAACAAACACCTCAAACTTTGAAAACTTATGAGTGAAAAAGAGACGAGAGGTTGATAACACtatattctcgagtttttattgaagaaaaaaaaagaaaggagaagattagataggaaaaaaaagaataaataattacataaataaagaggcattctcgagttgaaagaaaagaaaagaaagttgatagtTAAATGTATTCTTGCGTTAGaagggaaaaaaagaaaaggataaaaagatacaattttacatttataatcttgtagtaattaaaacctttatataaatttaaggggtataataataatttcatcaCTTTTCCTTCTAAATTTTGCCAAAAGTGgcaagaaagttttgggatcaaaacatcatatttttccctttatttctcttccctttcttttaaaacaaaaactcaagaatacaaaaattaaaagtttcttaccctttcttttcttatctcttcaaaataaaactcaagaatgcactgTAAGAGAGTTtagaggtgaaaacaaactagGCCTAAGACTTGGACATCTAAAATTAGATATGAAATTtctcaaattttaatatataaatcaaggttcataaaaaataaaaaataatgaggAATCCAAACCATGTAATATATTGGATACCCATTAACTTATTCTATATGAGTCATATGATTCTATGAgctaataaaatattaaaaaacataatataaaggATGTATTGTTGAGTTGGATACATATGAAGATAATTAACTTGAGAAAGATGTATTGTTGAGTTTCTCATTGCAATTTTGGCTTTCATACTGTGATTTTGAATGTTTACATTAAGATTTTGGATTTTCacatttgattttgtatttcaTATTGCGATTTTGGCTTTCAATGCTCGGGCGTTGTGATTTTGTTAAAGCATTTTATggggaagaaaaaagaaaaaagaacgttgtatatatatatatcatctttaaTTAACGCCTTTTGGttaactttttttcttcttcttagatTATGACGGCGCACGAAAGAAGCAACCGTGGGCGGTATACTTAGATTCCACCTTGTTGACTTGCAGCAGCCTTTGTTTCACTTAATTTTTTCTCAAACCCAGATTTTTAGGGATACTCCCCTGCCCTTAACAATTATATACTCACTAACTTATGGTTTGTGCACTTGATTATAGTTTTAACTTTAATAGTATCATTATACTaatctaaattatatataagaagCATGTTATCTTATAGATACTACTCTATAGTCCACAAACAAATAATAGAAATTAGAACGTGTAAAAACTTAAGTTATTAGGGGATAGTAAATCACTTTTATCCTTAAATCTAGTTTATAATTGACATGAGAGATTGCAATAATTTACGAGTAAATAATTAAGGATATAATCCTTGTACATGTGCATGTATTAATTGAATATGTTTTTGTGAAAGTTGAGACAAACAAACATGGGgatataaaaaattacaataataaaacCGGAGAAATATGTATTTGTTGAACAAATtgacatataaataatattaagcATACCTTCATAGTATAGGTTGGCTGGCTCAAGCCTTTACTGCTTAACATTAATATTACTCGTACGTTTCAAGGCTTCAACTTTCGGGCACATATTTGATAAAACACAAGGACAATAATATACCCAATTTATACGTACTGTCTAAACATTTTAAGCAAATAACACCTTTAACAAACttcagaatatatatatataacattaattgGTTTTGTTCTTTTTGAATCGATCTACAATTCTACATAAATACATTTAAGGCCGGTGTGCTCAAACATGAAAAGCTGGCAATTCGATCATGGTGAGTATATTGCATTTGGTCCAGTAGTGGCTAATTAATTATTTGACTGAAAAAGAAATGAATTTATGTTAAAATTGAACAGGACTGACTACAGGGGAAAAAATTAAATTGATGTAAACAATGGGGGTAAATGGGttaattatctgattattttGGAGAAATTTTTATAGGCATCCCTTTCGAGGGAAAGGGTAGCGGATCCATGAGTATTGGCTCATCGGGGTAGACCAACGACCAGTTATATCGTGTCACAACATAATGCACAAGTACTAGAATGTTGAGCTTTGCTAACTGGTAGCCTGCACACAACCTTGGTCCTCCACCAAAGGGTATATAAGAGTAAGATTGAACTGGATCTGCAAATCGGCTGGGGTTGAAACTCATCGGATCTGGAAAGTAATTTTCATCATAATGTGTTCCATATGTGGTCCAAAGCACCTACACAAAACAACATTAAGATTATTGAATGAGTGCAAGTTGGATAATGGTTGTGAAGAGATGATCGATCCTTCAACTTGTGTTTGTAAATtaattgaagtataaattaattttgttatCATTAGTACCTTCCAGCCTCTGGGAATAGTAATCCCTTCGAATTCAATGTCATTTGTGGCTTTTCTGAAGGATCCGAAGATAGGAGGGTTTAGTCGCATGGTCTCACGAGCTACCTGCCAGGTATACTCCATTTTTTTCACATCTTCGAACGTCAAAGCCTCACCTGGCCTTTTGTTGCTAGCAATACCTTCATGTTCTGCAAGTGAGTTAAGATCATTTTAGtgttaaaaattgttaaatcCGTGTTTGTTACTTGGGGAATTGCAACTTAACTTGATGGTACTATACCTTTTAGTATTACTAACAGCTAGCATTTGCAGTTGAAAAAAAACctctaaaattaataaaaacagaaaaaaaaccCGCATATATACCTTTAAGTAACAGAGAGTAACAGTCAGGGTGATTTGCGAGCATCTTGAAAGTCATTGTGATGGCGTAAGATGTCGTATCATGAGCTGCAAACACCAGCAAGACGACGTTATCAACAACTTCGTCCTCAGTGATTTCACCTTTGATCAAAGCAGCCACCAATTTAGAAAACAGCATGTTGTCTTCTTCATCTGTCCCGCATTCCATGGCCTCCCTCTTGCTTCTGACTTCAGCCACCAATATCTTCTCTATCTCCGCTCTTGCTTTCTTTGCCCTCGAGAATTTAGTCCCTGGGAAATTCACCGGAGGAGACAAAACGCCTTCCAAAACACGCTCAAAAACACCAAACAACGTCTCCGGCTCAATCCCAATCCCAAACAAGCATTCAAGGACAATAGTGAAGGTAAGCATTTTGGTAGACCTATATAGACTGATTTCTTCACGGTCGTCCCAGTTTCTCTCCAAATGTTTTTGA includes these proteins:
- the LOC122580669 gene encoding taxadiene 5-alpha hydroxylase-like; the encoded protein is MGLPWIGETIEFYNAQRMNQLYENFFQPRINKYGNVFKTKLMGSPTVVVNGANANKFFMSNEFKLVVSSWPTSSVELMGKNSIMEKQGDSHRCLRGIITSTVNVSGLQAMVPKMCGSIQKHLERNWDDREEISLYRSTKMLTFTIVLECLFGIGIEPETLFGVFERVLEGVLSPPVNFPGTKFSRAKKARAEIEKILVAEVRSKREAMECGTDEEDNMLFSKLVAALIKGEITEDEVVDNVVLLVFAAHDTTSYAITMTFKMLANHPDCYSLLLKEHEGIASNKRPGEALTFEDVKKMEYTWQVARETMRLNPPIFGSFRKATNDIEFEGITIPRGWKVLWTTYGTHYDENYFPDPMSFNPSRFADPVQSYSYIPFGGGPRLCAGYQLAKLNILVLVHYVVTRYNWSLVYPDEPILMDPLPFPSKGMPIKISPK